One genomic region from Rosa rugosa chromosome 1, drRosRugo1.1, whole genome shotgun sequence encodes:
- the LOC133746385 gene encoding pleiotropic drug resistance protein 3-like isoform X1 has protein sequence MDLVAEIGRSVRTSFHQHASSFRITSDVRSMKENDDDEVELQWAAIERLPTFERIQTSLSSCNKEEDDHEGKSKRVVDVTKLGALERRVFIDYLLKDIEGDNQRLLQKLKERIDRVGLQLPTVEVRYQNLFVEAECEVVQGKPLPTLWNTLKSFLSVMTQIFGCKPQAYKLEILKEVSGIIKPSRMTLLLGPPSCGKTTLLQALAGKLNHSLKVQGEITYNGYKMNEFVPQKTSAYISQYDLHISEMTVREALDFSSRCQGIGSRADIMKEVARRENQAGIVPEPDIDTYMKAISIEGLKKSLMTDYIIKILGLDICADTIVGDAMQRGISGGQKKRLTTGEMMIGPARAFFMDEISTGLDSSTTFQIVTCLQQLTHVTESTILVSLLQPTPETFHLFDDIILMAEGKVVYHGPSDNVVEFFQECGFRSPPRKGISDFLQEVVSQKDQAKYWYHKDQPYSYISVDKFVNMFKDFHVGKKLEEELCKPFDQSECHKHALSFNIYSLRKWELFKSCLSREWLLMKRNSFVHVFKSAQLVVIALITMTIFSRTWMKIDETHAKYYMSSLFYALLRLLCIGIAEISMTASRLAVFYKQRDFYFYPAWAYSLPAAILKIPFSLLDAFLWTALTYYVIGYSPEPERFFRQFILLFLVHQVAISLFRLIASLVRNPSVAGTVGLFSLIVMYLFGGFIIPKSSLPAWLAWGFWVSPLAFAELGASINEFHAPRWQKVLSSNVTIGQQALINHGLNFSDYFYWISIGALLGFWIVFNFGFTCILSYSKSPGSSRTIISHERFSHLKKKDTLNNSCQEHELTCVDTDITSSESTNVGEISAGMVLPFEPISISFDKLHYFIDTPQKLREQGFPPNRLQLLQDITGAFRPGILTALMGVSGAGKTTLMDVLSGRKTGGIIEGDIRIGGYPKVQETYARISGYCEQSDIHSPELTVEESVAYSAWLRLPSQIDINTRAEFVKEVLQMIELDEIKDELVGIPGGSGISTEQRKRLTIAVELVSNPSIIFMDEPTSGLDARAAAIIMRVVKNIVSTGRTIVCTIHQPSIDIFEAFDELILMKRGGQVIYCGELGQDSSKLIQYFEGISGVPKIKDNYNPATWMLEVTSPSAEAKLALDFSQLYRESHLCQKNNDLVRELSFPVQGSKELYFPTHFPQNGWEQFKACLWKRHLSYWRNPRYNLGRLAITAASSLIFGALLWQKGQRINGEQEFFSILGSIFILQQCMGIGNCSSVLPFVTSERNVVYRERFAGMYSSWAYSFSQVIIELPYVFFQAVLFSTITYPSIGFHWSLYKVFWYVYAMFCTLLYFTYFGILVASATPTFQVASVLASFCYTMFNLFSGFLIPQPNIPKWWVWGYWICPLSWSLKGILISQYGDLNKEIVLRGEEKTISSFLETIYGYNYDDLGIVGTVLLAYPLVFSFAFALATEKLNFQRR, from the exons TTACCGACTGTGGAAGTACGGTACCAAAATTTGTTTGTAGAAGCAGAATGTGAAGTAGTTCAAGGAAAGCCGCTCCCAACACTATGGAACACGCTCAAAAGCTTTCTCTCC GTGATGACACAGATATTTGGGTGCAAGCCTCAAGCATACAAACTAGAAATTCTAAAAGAAGTCAGTGGCATCATCAAGCCTTCAAG GATGACTCTATTACTTGGTCCTCCAAGCTGTGGGAAAACCACCTTATTACAGGCACTTGCAGGAAAACTAAACCACTCTCTCAAG GTTCAAGGAGAAATAACCTACAATGGTTATAAGATGAACGAGTTTGTTCCTCAGAAGACATCAGCTTACATAAGTCAATATGACTTGCATATTTCTGAAATGACTGTGAGGGAAGCACTGGATTTCTCATCTCGCTGCCAGGGTATTGGAAGCAGAGCCG ATATTATGAAAGAAGTTGCTAGAAGAGAGAACCAAGCTGGTATTGTCCCAGAACCAGACATTGACACTTATATGAAG GCCATTTCAATTGAAGGGTTGAAAAAATCTTTAATGACAGACTATATAATAAAG atCCTTGGGCTGGATATTTGTGCTGATACAATCGTAGGGGATGCAATGCAAAGAGGAATCTCCGGTGGTCAAAAGAAAAGGCTGACAACAG GTGAGATGATGATTGGCCCAGCAAGAGCTTTCTTCATGGATGAGATATCAACAGGCCTAGACAGCTCCACTACTTTTCAAATTGTAACTTGTCTGCAGCAGTTGACTCATGTAACAGAATCCACCATTTTGGTTTCACTTCTTCAGCCAACACCAGAGACTTTTCATCTGTTTGATGATATTATCTTGATGGCTGAGGGAAAAGTTGTATACCATGGGCCTAGTGACAATGTTGTGGAGTTCTTTCAGGAGTGTGGTTTCCGTAGCCCACCACGAAAAGGCATTTCTGACTTCCTCCAAGAG GTGGTTTCTCAAAAGGATCAAGCAAAGTACTGGTACCATAAAGACCAACCCTATAGTTATATCAGTGTTGATAAGTTCGTAAATATGTTTAAAGACTTCCATGTCGGAAAGAAGCTTGAAGAGGAACTTTGCAAGCCTTTCGATCAATCTGAGTGCCATAAACATGCTTTGTCATTCAACATTTACTCACTGAGAAAATGGGAACTATTCAAATCATGCCTTTCTAGAGAATGGCTTCTCATGAAGCGAAACTCATTTGTTCATGTATTCAAATCAGCACAG CTTGTGGTCATTGCACTAATAACAATGACAATCTTTTCACGTACATGGATGAAAATCGACGAGACCCATGCAAAGTACTACATGAGTTCTTTGTTTTATGCTCTACTTAGACTGCTCTGCATTGGAATTGCAGAGATATCAATGACTGCCTCTAGACTTGCAGTCTTCTATAAGCAAAGAGATTTCTACTTCTATCCTGCATGGGCTTATTCCCTTCCAGCTGCCATTCTAAAGATTCCATTCTCATTGCTAGATGCATTTCTTTGGACAGCCCTCACTTATTATGTTATTGGTTACAGTCCTGAACCTGAAAG GTTCTTCAGGCAATTTATTCTTTTGTTCCTCGTGCATCAAGTAGCAATATCACTATTTCGTTTGATTGCATCCTTGGTCCGAAATCCTTCTGTTGCAGGAACTGTCGGTCTATTCTCTTTAATAGTAATGTATCTATTTGGTGGCTTTATAATTCCAAAAT CTTCTCTACCTGCTTGGTTGGCATGGGGATTTTGGGTTTCTCCATTGGCCTTTGCAGAACTAGGTGCTTCAATAAATGAATTTCATGCTCCAAGGTGGCAAAAG GTTTTATCTTCCAATGTCACTATAGGCCAGCAAGCTCTAATTAACCATGGTCTAAACTTCAGTGACTACTTCTATTGGATATCAATAGGAGCTTTACTTGGATTTTGGATCGTTTTCAACTTTGGATTCACATGCATACTCAGTTATTCAAAGT CTCCAGGTAGTTCTCGGACTATCATCTCTCATGAAAGATTCTCTCATCTGAAGAAAAAGGATACTTTAAACAATTCCTGTCAAGAACACGAATTAACTTGTGTAGATACTGACATAACTTCTTCAGAATCTACAAATGTAGGTGAGATATC TGCAGGCATGGTGTTACCTTTTGAGCCCATAAGTATATCATTTGACAAACTGCATTACTTTATTGATACACCCCAG AAACTGAGAGAGCAAGGTTTCCCACCAAATCGACTACAGCTTCTTCAAGATATAACTGGCGCATTTAGACCTGGAATTCTAACAGCTTTGATGGGAGTTAGTGGAGCTGGAAAAACGACACTGATGGATGTTCTTTCAGGAAGAAAAACTGGTGGAATTATTGAAGGAGACATTAGAATTGGAGGGTACCCAAAAGTCCAAGAAACATATGCCAGAATATCGGGCTATTGCGAGCAAAGTGACATACATTCTCCAGAGCTTACAGTAGAAGAATCAGTAGCATACTCAGCCTGGTTACGCTTGCCATCCCAGATTGATATAAATACTAGAGCT GAGTTTGTGAAAGAAGTACTTCAAATGATAGAGCTTGATGAAATCAAAGACGAGTTAGTTGGCATACCAGGTGGTAGTGGTATATCGACTGAACAGCGTAAAAGGTTAACAATAGCAGTAGAGCTTGTTTCAAATCCATCAATAATATTCATGGATGAACCCACGTCTGGTTTAGATGCAAGAGCAGCTGCAATAATTATGCGAGTTGTGAAAAATATCGTCAGTACAGGGAGGACTATTGTATGTACTATTCATCAGCCAAGTATTGACATATTTGAAGCATTCGACGAG CTTATTTTGATGAAAAGAGGAGGACAAGTAATATACTGTGGAGAGCTGGGTCAAGATTCAAGTAAGCTTATCCAATACTTTGAG GGTATTTCTGGGGTTCCAAAAATCAAAGATAATTACAACCCAGCAACATGGATGTTAGAAGTCACAAGTCCTTCTGCAGAAGCCAAACTGGCCTTAGATTTTTCTCAGCTTTATAGAGAATCACATCTATGCCA GAAGAACAATGATCTAGTTAGAGAACTCAGCTTTCCAGTACAAGGCTCAAAGGAATTGTATTTTCCTACTCACTTCCCACAAAATGGATGGGAGCAATTTAAAGCATGTCTCTGGAAGCGACATCTCTCCTATTGGAGAAACCCAAGATATAATCTGGGGCGATTGGCAATTACTGCTGCATCTTCTTTGATATTTGGAGCACTTCTTTGGCAGAAAGGACAGAGAAT AAATGGTGAACAGGAGTTCTTCAGCATTCTAGGATCAATATTTATTTTACAACAATGCATGGGAATTGGTAACTGTTCCTCTGTTTTACCATTTGTCACTTCTGAGCGCAATGTTGTATACCGAGAAAGGTTTGCTGGAATGTACTCCTCATGGGCATATTCTTTTTCACAG GTGATCATTGAACTTCCCTATGTATTCTTTCAAGCAGTTTTGTTTTCGACCATTACATATCCATCGATTGGTTTCCACTGGTCACTTTACAAAGTATTCTGGTATGTGTATGCTATGTTTTGTACGCTGCTCTACTTCACTTACTTCGGTATATTGGTTGCTTCTGCGACCCCAACTTTCCAAGTGGCTTCAGTATTAGCAAGTTTCTGCTACACCATGTTCAATCTGTTCTCGGGATTCCTAATACCTCAACCA AACATTCCTAAATGGTGGGTTTGGGGCTACTGGATTTGCCCTTTATCGTGGTCCTTAAAAGGTATTCTCATTTCACAGTACGGAGATCTAAACAAGGAAATTGTACTCCGCGGGGAAGAAAAGACTATCAGTTCCTTCTTAGAAACCATCTATGGATACAACTATGATGATCTAGGAATTGTAGGAACTGTTCTTCTTGCATATCCACTAGTTTTCTCATTTGCGTTTGCACTTGCTACTGAAAAACTTAACTTTCAGAGGAGGTAA
- the LOC133746385 gene encoding pleiotropic drug resistance protein 3-like isoform X2 — translation MDLVAEIGRSVRTSFHQHASSFRITSDVRSMKENDDDEVELQWAAIERLPTFERIQTSLSSCNKEEDDHEGKSKRVVDVTKLGALERRVFIDYLLKDIEGDNQRLLQKLKERIDRVGLQLPTVEVRYQNLFVEAECEVVQGKPLPTLWNTLKSFLSVMTQIFGCKPQAYKLEILKEVSGIIKPSRMTLLLGPPSCGKTTLLQALAGKLNHSLKVQGEITYNGYKMNEFVPQKTSAYISQYDLHISEMTVREALDFSSRCQGIGSRADIMKEVARRENQAGIVPEPDIDTYMKAISIEGLKKSLMTDYIIKILGLDICADTIVGDAMQRGISGGQKKRLTTGEMMIGPARAFFMDEISTGLDSSTTFQIVTCLQQLTHVTESTILVSLLQPTPETFHLFDDIILMAEGKVVYHGPSDNVVEFFQECGFRSPPRKGISDFLQEVVSQKDQAKYWYHKDQPYSYISVDKFVNMFKDFHVGKKLEEELCKPFDQSECHKHALSFNIYSLRKWELFKSCLSREWLLMKRNSFVHVFKSAQLVVIALITMTIFSRTWMKIDETHAKYYMSSLFYALLRLLCIGIAEISMTASRLAVFYKQRDFYFYPAWAYSLPAAILKIPFSLLDAFLWTALTYYVIGYSPEPERFFRQFILLFLVHQVAISLFRLIASLVRNPSVAGTVGLFSLIVMYLFGGFIIPKSSLPAWLAWGFWVSPLAFAELGASINEFHAPRWQKVLSSNVTIGQQALINHGLNFSDYFYWISIGALLGFWIVFNFGFTCILSYSKSPGSSRTIISHERFSHLKKKDTLNNSCQEHELTCVDTDITSSESTNVGMVLPFEPISISFDKLHYFIDTPQKLREQGFPPNRLQLLQDITGAFRPGILTALMGVSGAGKTTLMDVLSGRKTGGIIEGDIRIGGYPKVQETYARISGYCEQSDIHSPELTVEESVAYSAWLRLPSQIDINTRAEFVKEVLQMIELDEIKDELVGIPGGSGISTEQRKRLTIAVELVSNPSIIFMDEPTSGLDARAAAIIMRVVKNIVSTGRTIVCTIHQPSIDIFEAFDELILMKRGGQVIYCGELGQDSSKLIQYFEGISGVPKIKDNYNPATWMLEVTSPSAEAKLALDFSQLYRESHLCQKNNDLVRELSFPVQGSKELYFPTHFPQNGWEQFKACLWKRHLSYWRNPRYNLGRLAITAASSLIFGALLWQKGQRINGEQEFFSILGSIFILQQCMGIGNCSSVLPFVTSERNVVYRERFAGMYSSWAYSFSQVIIELPYVFFQAVLFSTITYPSIGFHWSLYKVFWYVYAMFCTLLYFTYFGILVASATPTFQVASVLASFCYTMFNLFSGFLIPQPNIPKWWVWGYWICPLSWSLKGILISQYGDLNKEIVLRGEEKTISSFLETIYGYNYDDLGIVGTVLLAYPLVFSFAFALATEKLNFQRR, via the exons TTACCGACTGTGGAAGTACGGTACCAAAATTTGTTTGTAGAAGCAGAATGTGAAGTAGTTCAAGGAAAGCCGCTCCCAACACTATGGAACACGCTCAAAAGCTTTCTCTCC GTGATGACACAGATATTTGGGTGCAAGCCTCAAGCATACAAACTAGAAATTCTAAAAGAAGTCAGTGGCATCATCAAGCCTTCAAG GATGACTCTATTACTTGGTCCTCCAAGCTGTGGGAAAACCACCTTATTACAGGCACTTGCAGGAAAACTAAACCACTCTCTCAAG GTTCAAGGAGAAATAACCTACAATGGTTATAAGATGAACGAGTTTGTTCCTCAGAAGACATCAGCTTACATAAGTCAATATGACTTGCATATTTCTGAAATGACTGTGAGGGAAGCACTGGATTTCTCATCTCGCTGCCAGGGTATTGGAAGCAGAGCCG ATATTATGAAAGAAGTTGCTAGAAGAGAGAACCAAGCTGGTATTGTCCCAGAACCAGACATTGACACTTATATGAAG GCCATTTCAATTGAAGGGTTGAAAAAATCTTTAATGACAGACTATATAATAAAG atCCTTGGGCTGGATATTTGTGCTGATACAATCGTAGGGGATGCAATGCAAAGAGGAATCTCCGGTGGTCAAAAGAAAAGGCTGACAACAG GTGAGATGATGATTGGCCCAGCAAGAGCTTTCTTCATGGATGAGATATCAACAGGCCTAGACAGCTCCACTACTTTTCAAATTGTAACTTGTCTGCAGCAGTTGACTCATGTAACAGAATCCACCATTTTGGTTTCACTTCTTCAGCCAACACCAGAGACTTTTCATCTGTTTGATGATATTATCTTGATGGCTGAGGGAAAAGTTGTATACCATGGGCCTAGTGACAATGTTGTGGAGTTCTTTCAGGAGTGTGGTTTCCGTAGCCCACCACGAAAAGGCATTTCTGACTTCCTCCAAGAG GTGGTTTCTCAAAAGGATCAAGCAAAGTACTGGTACCATAAAGACCAACCCTATAGTTATATCAGTGTTGATAAGTTCGTAAATATGTTTAAAGACTTCCATGTCGGAAAGAAGCTTGAAGAGGAACTTTGCAAGCCTTTCGATCAATCTGAGTGCCATAAACATGCTTTGTCATTCAACATTTACTCACTGAGAAAATGGGAACTATTCAAATCATGCCTTTCTAGAGAATGGCTTCTCATGAAGCGAAACTCATTTGTTCATGTATTCAAATCAGCACAG CTTGTGGTCATTGCACTAATAACAATGACAATCTTTTCACGTACATGGATGAAAATCGACGAGACCCATGCAAAGTACTACATGAGTTCTTTGTTTTATGCTCTACTTAGACTGCTCTGCATTGGAATTGCAGAGATATCAATGACTGCCTCTAGACTTGCAGTCTTCTATAAGCAAAGAGATTTCTACTTCTATCCTGCATGGGCTTATTCCCTTCCAGCTGCCATTCTAAAGATTCCATTCTCATTGCTAGATGCATTTCTTTGGACAGCCCTCACTTATTATGTTATTGGTTACAGTCCTGAACCTGAAAG GTTCTTCAGGCAATTTATTCTTTTGTTCCTCGTGCATCAAGTAGCAATATCACTATTTCGTTTGATTGCATCCTTGGTCCGAAATCCTTCTGTTGCAGGAACTGTCGGTCTATTCTCTTTAATAGTAATGTATCTATTTGGTGGCTTTATAATTCCAAAAT CTTCTCTACCTGCTTGGTTGGCATGGGGATTTTGGGTTTCTCCATTGGCCTTTGCAGAACTAGGTGCTTCAATAAATGAATTTCATGCTCCAAGGTGGCAAAAG GTTTTATCTTCCAATGTCACTATAGGCCAGCAAGCTCTAATTAACCATGGTCTAAACTTCAGTGACTACTTCTATTGGATATCAATAGGAGCTTTACTTGGATTTTGGATCGTTTTCAACTTTGGATTCACATGCATACTCAGTTATTCAAAGT CTCCAGGTAGTTCTCGGACTATCATCTCTCATGAAAGATTCTCTCATCTGAAGAAAAAGGATACTTTAAACAATTCCTGTCAAGAACACGAATTAACTTGTGTAGATACTGACATAACTTCTTCAGAATCTACAAATGTAG GCATGGTGTTACCTTTTGAGCCCATAAGTATATCATTTGACAAACTGCATTACTTTATTGATACACCCCAG AAACTGAGAGAGCAAGGTTTCCCACCAAATCGACTACAGCTTCTTCAAGATATAACTGGCGCATTTAGACCTGGAATTCTAACAGCTTTGATGGGAGTTAGTGGAGCTGGAAAAACGACACTGATGGATGTTCTTTCAGGAAGAAAAACTGGTGGAATTATTGAAGGAGACATTAGAATTGGAGGGTACCCAAAAGTCCAAGAAACATATGCCAGAATATCGGGCTATTGCGAGCAAAGTGACATACATTCTCCAGAGCTTACAGTAGAAGAATCAGTAGCATACTCAGCCTGGTTACGCTTGCCATCCCAGATTGATATAAATACTAGAGCT GAGTTTGTGAAAGAAGTACTTCAAATGATAGAGCTTGATGAAATCAAAGACGAGTTAGTTGGCATACCAGGTGGTAGTGGTATATCGACTGAACAGCGTAAAAGGTTAACAATAGCAGTAGAGCTTGTTTCAAATCCATCAATAATATTCATGGATGAACCCACGTCTGGTTTAGATGCAAGAGCAGCTGCAATAATTATGCGAGTTGTGAAAAATATCGTCAGTACAGGGAGGACTATTGTATGTACTATTCATCAGCCAAGTATTGACATATTTGAAGCATTCGACGAG CTTATTTTGATGAAAAGAGGAGGACAAGTAATATACTGTGGAGAGCTGGGTCAAGATTCAAGTAAGCTTATCCAATACTTTGAG GGTATTTCTGGGGTTCCAAAAATCAAAGATAATTACAACCCAGCAACATGGATGTTAGAAGTCACAAGTCCTTCTGCAGAAGCCAAACTGGCCTTAGATTTTTCTCAGCTTTATAGAGAATCACATCTATGCCA GAAGAACAATGATCTAGTTAGAGAACTCAGCTTTCCAGTACAAGGCTCAAAGGAATTGTATTTTCCTACTCACTTCCCACAAAATGGATGGGAGCAATTTAAAGCATGTCTCTGGAAGCGACATCTCTCCTATTGGAGAAACCCAAGATATAATCTGGGGCGATTGGCAATTACTGCTGCATCTTCTTTGATATTTGGAGCACTTCTTTGGCAGAAAGGACAGAGAAT AAATGGTGAACAGGAGTTCTTCAGCATTCTAGGATCAATATTTATTTTACAACAATGCATGGGAATTGGTAACTGTTCCTCTGTTTTACCATTTGTCACTTCTGAGCGCAATGTTGTATACCGAGAAAGGTTTGCTGGAATGTACTCCTCATGGGCATATTCTTTTTCACAG GTGATCATTGAACTTCCCTATGTATTCTTTCAAGCAGTTTTGTTTTCGACCATTACATATCCATCGATTGGTTTCCACTGGTCACTTTACAAAGTATTCTGGTATGTGTATGCTATGTTTTGTACGCTGCTCTACTTCACTTACTTCGGTATATTGGTTGCTTCTGCGACCCCAACTTTCCAAGTGGCTTCAGTATTAGCAAGTTTCTGCTACACCATGTTCAATCTGTTCTCGGGATTCCTAATACCTCAACCA AACATTCCTAAATGGTGGGTTTGGGGCTACTGGATTTGCCCTTTATCGTGGTCCTTAAAAGGTATTCTCATTTCACAGTACGGAGATCTAAACAAGGAAATTGTACTCCGCGGGGAAGAAAAGACTATCAGTTCCTTCTTAGAAACCATCTATGGATACAACTATGATGATCTAGGAATTGTAGGAACTGTTCTTCTTGCATATCCACTAGTTTTCTCATTTGCGTTTGCACTTGCTACTGAAAAACTTAACTTTCAGAGGAGGTAA